One Silene latifolia isolate original U9 population chromosome 4, ASM4854445v1, whole genome shotgun sequence DNA segment encodes these proteins:
- the LOC141651063 gene encoding amino acid transporter AVT1I-like, producing the protein MELEANIKPTNEANTSFFKTLFNGLNSILGVAILSIPYALASGGWLSLILLVIIIIASTYSGILTKRCMDLNPNIKTYGQIGEFAFGKIGKTIVSIILYVDLYLVLTGYLILEGDNLHSLFPGVKLHVQGLHIGGNQTFVMIIAVALLPTIWLDDLRILAYVSASGIVACVVILGSVLWVGVFDGVGFHNKGELVNWKGLPMAVSLFMFCYSANPVFPTLYTSMQKKKHFSKVLLIGFGCATILNASMAILGYLMFGSALQSQITLNLPTRHLSSRIAIYTAWMSPLSKFALIMKPVAETTESWFPKYRKNRGFKMLLRTTLVATQVIIAISIPFFGSLMSLVGALLSATASITVPCLCYLKISKISRSSIEGVFIMVLITLSLVIVVIGTYTSLRSIVQEKLHSIR; encoded by the exons ATGGAGTTGGAAGCAAATATTAAGCCAACTAATGAAGCTAACACTTCGTTTTTCAAGACCTTGTTCAACGGTCTCAATTCGATTCTAG GAGTGGCAATTCTATCAATACCGTATGCCTTAGCCTCAGGAGGATGGTTAAGCTTGATACTACTCGTCATCATCATAATTGCATCAACTTACTCCGGAATTCTCACCAAAAGATGCATGGATTTGAACCCTAACATCAAAACGTACGGCCAAATCGGAGAATTCGCTTTTGGAAAAATCGGAAAAACAATCGTTTCCATCATACTATACGTCGATCTTTACTTAGTTTTAACAGGTTACTTAATTCTCGAAGGAGATAACCTCCATAGTCTTTTCCCAGGAGTAAAACTTCATGTGCAAGGATTACACATAGGTGGAAATCAAACCTTTGTGATGATAATCGCGGTCGCATTGTTACCGACAATTTGGCTAGATGATTTGAGGATACTTGCTTATGTTTCAGCTAGTGGGATTGTAGCTTGTGTTGTGATACTCGGGTCGGTTTTATGGGTTGGAGTTTTTGATGGAGTAGGGTTTCATAATAAAGGTGAACTTGTGAATTGGAAAGGACTTCCTATGGCTGTGAGTTTGTTCATGTTTTGTTATAGTGCAAACCCTGTGTTTCCTACCTTGTACACTTCAATGCAGAAGAAAAAACATTTCTCCAAG GTATTGCTGATTGGGTTTGGGTGTGCAACAATCTTGAATGCTTCAATGGCAATCCTTGGCTACTTAATGTTTGGCTCGGCATTACAGTCTCAAATAACTTTAAACCTTCCGACTcgacatttaagctcaagaatcGCCATCTACACAGCATGGATGAGTCCTCTGTCGAAATTCGCACTAATTATGAAACCAGTTGCAGAAACAACAGAGAGTTGGTTTCCAAAGTATCGGAAGAACCGGGGTTTTAAGATGCTACTTAGGACAACCTTGGTTGCTACACAAGTAATCATCGCAATCTCAATTCCCTTCTTCGGAAGTTTAATGTCATTGGTCGGAGCACTGCTCAGCGCGACTGCTTCAATTACTGTCCCATGCTTATGTTACCTCAAGATCTCAAAGATTAGTCGGAGCTCAATCGAGGGAGTGTTCATCATGGTGCTTATAACACTAAGTTTAGTTATTGTAGTTATCGGTACATATACTTCCTTGAGAAGTATagttcaggaaaaactacactcCATTAGGTAA
- the LOC141652956 gene encoding poly [ADP-ribose] polymerase 1: protein MAAPEKPWKAEYAKSARASCRTCKSNIGKEVLRLGKMVQSQQFDGFMPMWHHATCIMKKAKQIKLVDDVEGIESLRWEDQQKLRKYIEASGVSNNTPAIAPARASAPEAYGIEVSQTSRAACKCCSQKITKGEVRISAKIGGQGARGLSWYHAVCFIQLYPSTLPNKLSGWDSIPPSDQASLRNAAKGKASSTESGLKCDGEPLKESKTRGGTKREHAGGNDPLDHNVKVLKTDPDRIMRKCTAQASAHGGGGGEDALDRKLEAQTKALWDLKDDLKKHVSTGELRQMLELNGQSTSGSELLLRDRCADGMMFGPLELCPSCSGHLHYSGATYKCHGYLSEWSKCSFSDSQPKRIKEKWKIPEKTDNEYLLKWSKSQKAVKPARLLQPPSSNTPGGNQTANGQHSSLKDEPLGDLRVSMAGLRKETMEEFTSKIEGAGGQVHAKVKKDTNCLVVGGGLSGQNAEMKKARRMKIPIVREDYLVNCIERQKKLPFGLYKVEATEESSSMVTVKVKGRSAVHEASGLQDSGHILEEGTSIYNTTLSMSDLSTGINSYYILQIIQEDKSPDCYVFRKWGRVGSEKIGNNKLEEMSKEDAVQQFKKLFLEKTGNPWEAWVHKQNFQKVPGKFFPLDIDYGVNKQAPRKKIDDGNSQLAPALKELIKMLFNVETYRAAMLEFEINLSEMPLGKLSKGNIQKGFEALTQIQNLLEDAALQSSVKESLIVDASNRFFTMIPSIHPHVIRDEDDFKSKVKMLEALQDIEIASRLVGFDADNDDTLDEKYKKLNCDMVPLLHDSEEYRLIEKYLLTTHAPTHTDWSLELEDVFSLEREGESDKFAPHREKLGNRMLLWHGSRLTNYVGILSQGLRIAPPEAPATGYMFGKGVYFADLVSKSAQYCYTDRKSPVGLMLLSEVALGQVHELKKAQYMDKPPKGKHSTKGLGKKVPDAKGFAKWRDEVVVPCGKPVDSKVKSSELMYNEYIVYDTAQVKMQFLLKVRFHYKR from the exons ATGGCGGCCCCAGAAAAGCCATGGAAAGCAGAATATGCGAAATCAGCGAGAGCTTCTTGTAGAACTTGTAAAAGTAACATTGGTAAAGAGGTTCTTCGTCTTGGTAAAATGGTTCAATCTCAACAATTTGATGGTTTTATGCCT ATGTGGCACCATGCTACTTGCATTATGAAGAAAGCGAAGCAAATCAAATT GGTTGATGATGTAGAAGGTATTGAGTCACTTAGATGGGAAGATCAACAAAAGCTAAGGAAATACATTGAGGCCAGTGGAGTCTCTAATAACACGCCTGCTATCGCCCCAGCTCGTGCTTCAGCTCCTGAAGCTTATGGTATTGAAGTATCACAAACTTCTCGTGCAGCATGCAAGTGCTGCAGCCAAAAGATAACCAAAGGAGAG GTTAGGATCTCGGCTAAAATTGGTGGTCAAGGAGCGAGGGGTTTGTCATGGTATCACGCCGTATGTTTTATACAGTTATATCCTTCTACATTGCCGAACAAATTATCTGGTTGGGATAGCATTCCACCTTCTGATCAAGCTTCTCTTCGTAACGCTGCTAAAGGAAAAGCCTCTTCCACAGAGAGTG GTCTAAAATGTGATGGGGAGCCTTTAAAAGAGAGCAAAACCAGAGGTGGGACCAAGCGAGAACATGCTGGGGGAAATGATCCACTTGACCACAATGTTAAAGTATTGAAGACTGATCCTGATAGGATAATGCGTAAATGTACTGCTCAAGCTAGTGCTCATGGGGGTGGGGGTGGAGAAGATGCCTTGGATAGAAAACTGGAGGCTCAAACTAAAGCATTATGGGATCTGAAAGATGATCTGAAGAAACATGTTTCAACAGGTGAATTGCGACAAATGCTTGAACTTAATGGCCAAAGCACATCTGGCTCGGAGCTACTCTTGAGAGACCGCTG TGCCGATGGCATGATGTTTGGACCACTTGAATTATGTCCATCTTGCTCTGGCCATCTTCATTATTCTGGAGCGACCTATAAGTGCCATGGATATCTCTCGGAATGGAGCAAATGTTCTTTCTCAGATAGTCAGCCTAAACGAATCAAGGAGAAGTGGAAAATCCCTGAAAAAACGGACAACGAGTATCTTCTCAAG TGGTCAAAGTCTCAAAAAGCCGTGAAACCTGCTAGATTATTGCAGCCTCCATCTTCTAACACTCCTGGTGGAAACCAAACTGCAAATGGGCAACATAGCTCCTTAAAAGATGAACCGTTGGGAGATCTCAGAGTCTCAATGGCTGGGTTACGCAAGGAAACAATG GAGGAATTTACAAGCAAAATTGAAGGAGCAGGTGGCCAGGTTCATGCGAAGGTCAAGAAAG ATACAAATTGCTTGGTTGTGGGTGGAGGGCTTAGTGGGCAAAATGCTGAGATGAAGAAGGCCAG GAGGATGAAGATTCCAATCGTTAGAGAAGATTATCTAGTTAATTGTATAGAAAGACAAAAGAAGCTTCCTTTTGGTTTATACAAAGTTGAGGCCACCGAGGAATCATCTAGTATGGTTACGGTCAAAGTCAAAGGGCGAAGTGCCGTGCATGAGGCTTCTGGACTGCAAGATTCTGGTCACATTCTGGAGGAGGGAACTAGCATATACAACACTACTTTAAGCATGTCTGATCTTTCAACGGGTATTAACAG TTACTACATCCTACAAATCATTCAAGAGGACAAGAGTCCAGATTGCTATGTTTTCCGGAAATGGGGTCGGGTTGGCTCCGAGAAAATCGGAAATAACAAACTTGAGGAGATGTCAAAAGAAGATGCCGTTCAGCAATTCAAGAAGCTGTTTTTAGAGAAAACTGGAAATCCATGGGAAGCTTGGGTGCATAAACAAAATTTTCAGAAAGTTCCTGGCAAATTCTTTCCATTAGATATT GATTATGGAGTCAATAAGCAGGCCCCAAGGAAAAAAATAGACGATGGAAATAGTCAGCTAGCACCTGCACTGAAAGAGTTAATTAAGATGCTCTTCAATGTGGAAACTTATAG AGCTGCCATGTTGGAGTTTGAAATCAACCTGTCTGAAATGCCTCTTGGGAAACTGAGCAAGGGAAACATACAAAAAG GGTTCGAGGCCTTGACGCAAATCCAAAATTTATTGGAAGATGCTGCACTACAATCATCTGTTAAGGAAAGCTTGATCGTTGACGCAAGCAATCGGTTTTTTACTATGATACCATCTATTCATCCCCATGTAATACGTGATGAAGATGATTTTAAGTCAAAG GTTAAAATGCTAGAAGCTCTCCAGGATATAGAGATTGCTTCCAGATTGGTGGGCTTTGATGCAGATAATGATGATACTCTTGACGAGAAGTATAAGAAGCTGAACTGTGATATGGTTCCCTTGCTTCATGATAGTGAAGAGTATCGATTGATTGAGAAATATCTTTTAACTACACATGCTCCTACACATACG GATTGGAGCCTTGAACTAGAAGACGTTTTTTCACTTGAAAGAGAAGGCGAGTCTGATAAGTTTGCACCCCACCGTGAGAAGCTTGGCAATAGAATGCTCCTATGGCATG GTTCTCGGTTGACAAATTATGTGGGCATCCTAAGCCAAGGGCTCAGAATTGCTCCTCCAGAGGCTCCAGCTACTGGTTACATG TTTGGCAAAGGGGTTTACTTTGCTGATCTTGTCAGCAAGAGTGCTCAGTATTGCTACACTGACCGTAAAAGTCCTGTCGGCTTGATGCTTCTAAGTGAGGTAGCTTTAGGACAAGTCCATGAGCTCAAAAAAGCACAG TACATGGATAAACCTCCAAAAGGAAAGCATTCCACCAAAGGACTTGGCAAGAAGGTACCTGATGCGAAAGGTTTTGCAAAGTGGAGGGATGAAGTGGTTGTGCCCTGCGGAAAACCTGTGGATTCCAAGGTGAAATCATCAGAGCTCATGTACAATGAGTACATTGTCTATGACACAGCTCAA GTGAAGATGCAGTTCTTATTGAAGGTAAGATTCCATTACAAGAGGTAA